A single window of Vibrio stylophorae DNA harbors:
- the spoT gene encoding bifunctional GTP diphosphokinase/guanosine-3',5'-bis pyrophosphate 3'-pyrophosphohydrolase, translated as MYLFESLRTVAASYLSDQHLEELRQAYLVARDAHEGQFRSSGEPYIVHPVAVSTILAEMKLDHETLMAALLHDVIEDTEVTKEDLAQRFSDTVAELVDGVSKLDKLKFRDRKEAQAENFRKMIMAMVHDIRVILIKLSDRTHNMRTLNALRPDKRRRIARETLEIYAPLAHRLGIHNIKTELEERGFEGLYPNRYRVLKAVVKAARGNRKEMIDRIHEELKGRMEEAQIPGRVFGREKNLYSIYHKMRNKEQRFHSIMDIYAFRIVVDSVDTCYRALGRVHGLYKPRPGKFKDYIAVPKANGYQSLHTSMIGPHGVPVEVQIRTEDMDQMADKGVAAHWTYKSGSDSRDTTTAQVRAQRWMQSLLELQQSTGNAYEFIESVKSDLFPDELFVFTPEGRIIELPVGATAVDFAYAVHTDVGHACVGARVDRQPYPLSKRLKNGQTVEIITAPGARPNAAWLNYVVTSRARTKIRQMLKSMRHSDAITLGRRLLNHALGEDMKIDQIPQGNIDHVLGELRLETMDQLLQQIGLGERMSIVVARRLLGNADELTHANNTLPIRGADGIQLTFAACCRPLPGDAIIAHVSPGKGLVVHRDSCSNIRGYQHEPDKYMAVEWGEEFEQDFISELKVTMVNHQGVLADLANVIAKTGANIQGLSTEEKDGRIYAITVKLTTKNRVHLASIMKKIRVMPEVVKVSRQRA; from the coding sequence TTGTACCTGTTTGAAAGCTTAAGGACCGTTGCCGCAAGTTACCTCAGTGATCAACATCTTGAGGAGCTGCGGCAAGCTTACTTGGTCGCTCGCGATGCACACGAAGGACAATTCCGTTCTTCGGGTGAACCTTATATTGTCCATCCTGTTGCAGTTTCCACCATTCTGGCCGAAATGAAACTCGACCATGAAACACTGATGGCAGCCCTGCTTCATGATGTGATTGAAGATACCGAAGTCACCAAAGAAGACTTAGCACAGCGCTTTAGCGACACTGTGGCTGAGTTGGTTGATGGCGTATCGAAACTCGACAAACTCAAGTTCCGCGATCGCAAAGAAGCGCAAGCTGAGAACTTTCGCAAAATGATCATGGCCATGGTTCATGATATTCGCGTTATTCTCATTAAGCTTTCTGACCGCACCCACAACATGCGAACCCTCAATGCACTGCGCCCTGATAAGCGCCGTCGCATTGCACGCGAAACGCTTGAGATTTACGCACCACTAGCCCATCGCTTGGGTATCCACAACATCAAAACCGAGCTTGAAGAGCGTGGTTTTGAAGGCTTGTATCCCAACCGCTATCGAGTGCTCAAAGCCGTCGTAAAAGCGGCTCGCGGCAATCGCAAAGAGATGATTGACCGTATTCACGAAGAACTCAAAGGCCGCATGGAAGAAGCGCAAATTCCGGGCCGCGTCTTTGGTCGTGAAAAAAACCTCTATTCCATCTATCACAAAATGCGTAATAAAGAGCAGCGATTCCATTCGATTATGGATATCTACGCCTTTCGTATTGTGGTGGATAGTGTCGATACCTGTTATCGCGCACTCGGCCGCGTGCATGGTCTTTACAAACCACGTCCTGGTAAGTTTAAAGACTATATTGCCGTGCCAAAAGCCAATGGCTACCAATCGCTGCACACCTCAATGATCGGCCCTCACGGGGTGCCCGTTGAAGTGCAGATCCGTACCGAAGATATGGATCAAATGGCAGATAAGGGTGTGGCCGCTCACTGGACCTATAAGAGTGGCAGTGACAGCCGTGATACCACCACAGCACAAGTACGTGCTCAGCGCTGGATGCAAAGCCTGCTGGAATTGCAACAGAGCACGGGTAATGCCTACGAATTTATCGAAAGCGTTAAATCAGACCTATTCCCTGATGAGCTCTTCGTCTTCACCCCTGAAGGTCGCATTATTGAGCTTCCTGTGGGCGCAACTGCTGTCGATTTTGCCTACGCAGTACACACCGATGTCGGCCATGCCTGTGTCGGTGCACGCGTTGATCGCCAGCCTTACCCGCTGAGTAAACGTCTGAAAAACGGTCAAACCGTTGAGATCATCACCGCACCTGGCGCGCGTCCAAATGCAGCATGGCTCAACTATGTGGTGACCTCACGTGCGCGCACCAAAATTCGCCAAATGCTCAAGTCGATGCGTCATAGCGATGCGATCACGCTGGGTCGTCGTCTCCTCAACCATGCTTTGGGCGAGGACATGAAGATTGACCAGATTCCGCAGGGCAATATTGACCATGTACTCGGCGAACTTCGCCTTGAAACCATGGATCAACTGCTACAGCAAATCGGTCTTGGTGAACGCATGAGTATCGTGGTTGCTCGACGCCTACTGGGTAATGCCGATGAGCTTACCCATGCCAACAATACCTTGCCAATTCGCGGCGCGGATGGCATTCAGCTCACCTTTGCCGCTTGCTGTCGCCCACTACCGGGTGATGCGATTATTGCCCATGTGAGCCCAGGTAAAGGCTTGGTGGTGCATCGCGATTCCTGCTCCAACATTCGTGGTTACCAACACGAGCCAGACAAGTATATGGCCGTGGAATGGGGCGAAGAGTTTGAGCAAGACTTTATCAGCGAACTCAAGGTCACCATGGTGAACCATCAGGGCGTCCTTGCTGATCTGGCCAACGTGATTGCGAAAACTGGTGCAAATATTCAAGGCTTGTCGACCGAAGAGAAAGATGGCCGCATCTATGCCATCACGGTCAAGTTGACCACCAAAAACCGCGTCCATCTGGCAAGCATTATGAAGAAAATTCGTGTGATGCCAGAAGTGGTTAAGGTTTCGCGTCAACGCGCCTAA
- the rpoZ gene encoding DNA-directed RNA polymerase subunit omega, which yields MARVTVQDAVEKIGNRFDLVLVAARRARQMQTGGKDSLVAEENDKPTVIALREIEESLINQDVLDARERQELQEQEAAELAAVSAITNPLR from the coding sequence ATGGCACGCGTAACAGTACAAGACGCAGTAGAAAAAATTGGCAACCGCTTTGATTTGGTTTTGGTCGCTGCACGCCGCGCCCGCCAAATGCAAACGGGTGGTAAAGATTCGTTGGTTGCAGAAGAAAATGACAAACCAACTGTGATCGCATTGCGTGAAATCGAAGAAAGCTTGATCAACCAAGACGTGTTGGATGCGCGCGAGCGTCAAGAGCTACAAGAGCAAGAAGCTGCTGAGCTTGCTGCTGTTAGCGCCATCACCAATCCACTTCGTTAA
- the gmk gene encoding guanylate kinase, with translation MSQGTLYIVSAPSGAGKSSLINALLENNPNYAMKVSVSHTTRAPRPGESDGVHYNFVTVDQFKALIDESSFLEYAEVFGNFYGTSRPWIEQNLAQGIDIFLDIDWQGARQIRQQMPAAKSIFILPPSKEELERRLNTRGQDSAEVIAKRMDQAQSEISHYDEYDYVIVNDDFDAAIVDFKAIIRAERLKQVKQAAKYSSMIAGLLAQ, from the coding sequence ATGAGCCAAGGCACGCTATATATTGTTTCTGCGCCCAGCGGTGCAGGCAAATCCAGCTTGATCAACGCGCTATTGGAAAATAATCCCAACTACGCGATGAAAGTATCGGTGTCACACACCACCCGCGCACCGCGTCCCGGCGAAAGCGATGGCGTGCATTACAACTTTGTCACTGTGGATCAATTTAAAGCGCTGATCGATGAGTCTTCCTTTTTGGAATATGCCGAAGTATTTGGCAATTTCTACGGCACATCACGCCCTTGGATTGAGCAAAACCTTGCTCAAGGCATCGACATCTTTTTAGATATCGATTGGCAAGGCGCCCGCCAAATTCGTCAGCAAATGCCAGCGGCAAAAAGCATCTTTATTCTGCCTCCTTCAAAAGAGGAGCTTGAACGTCGACTCAACACCCGCGGTCAAGATAGTGCAGAAGTGATTGCCAAACGCATGGATCAGGCACAAAGTGAGATCTCTCACTACGATGAATATGATTACGTTATCGTCAATGATGACTTTGACGCTGCTATCGTCGATTTCAAAGCGATTATTCGCGCTGAGCGATTGAAGCAAGTAAAACAAGCTGCTAAATATAGCAGCATGATTGCGGGACTACTGGCACAGTAG
- a CDS encoding DUF2500 domain-containing protein, which translates to MPALFIGLVLLLLAISGAFFIFIYRRHMLGLNAPERKIRVRILQKQAVDVPVEVPGDDDSEFWLLVQPVKGGPEREFKVGVHYYHALNADDIGTLTYQGRQFIHFALERP; encoded by the coding sequence ATGCCCGCTCTATTTATTGGCTTGGTTCTTTTATTGCTGGCGATCTCCGGCGCTTTTTTCATCTTTATCTATCGCCGACATATGCTGGGCCTCAACGCCCCAGAGCGTAAAATTCGCGTTCGAATTTTACAAAAACAGGCGGTCGACGTGCCGGTTGAAGTCCCTGGCGATGACGACAGCGAATTTTGGCTGTTGGTACAACCCGTCAAAGGTGGACCAGAGCGCGAATTTAAAGTCGGCGTGCACTATTATCACGCGCTCAATGCTGATGATATCGGTACCTTAACCTACCAAGGCCGCCAATTTATTCATTTTGCATTAGAGCGTCCGTAA
- a CDS encoding DUF4145 domain-containing protein translates to MSEIAMVIKRSRQIETLLRTYYHAEGRGLHSLISSCEERLPHHLVSKLRFIASVRNKVVHDAHYRLDDKAGFMRACKQCESELTPRSHRTVRRFAWLIFWLMMGLGALFYMKHWPNIHF, encoded by the coding sequence ATGTCTGAAATTGCCATGGTGATTAAACGGAGTCGCCAAATCGAAACACTACTTCGGACCTATTACCACGCTGAAGGTCGTGGTCTGCATAGCCTTATTTCCAGTTGTGAGGAGCGTTTGCCACATCATTTGGTCTCAAAGCTGCGTTTTATAGCCTCGGTGCGCAATAAAGTGGTCCATGATGCCCATTATCGGTTGGACGATAAGGCCGGTTTTATGCGGGCATGCAAGCAGTGCGAGTCTGAGTTAACCCCCCGCAGTCACCGTACTGTACGCCGTTTCGCTTGGCTTATTTTTTGGTTGATGATGGGGCTTGGTGCGCTGTTTTATATGAAGCACTGGCCAAATATCCATTTTTAA
- a CDS encoding lysoplasmalogenase — protein sequence MILHSIAAIVAVGYLIMFYQQKMQIAHWLKPVPVVILAIDVFLHAGENAFYGLMIVCLLCSALADFWLEEKAKFSRAVRLYLLVHIGYGIILWSQPSGDMVLWLPAMLFATGIITYFAVLPFLGRDAGKVMIYILLLIQVTWAAGQWYLNVGCVPAAFAYTGTLLFCFSGVVYVVNRFRGRFKIAPALTMLTYYPAQACLAQAVIQVCLKT from the coding sequence ATGATTTTGCATTCTATTGCGGCGATCGTTGCGGTTGGTTATCTCATCATGTTTTACCAGCAGAAGATGCAGATTGCGCATTGGTTGAAACCTGTTCCTGTTGTGATTCTGGCCATCGATGTATTTTTACATGCGGGTGAAAATGCCTTTTATGGTTTGATGATTGTCTGCCTGCTTTGTAGTGCTTTAGCTGATTTTTGGTTGGAAGAAAAAGCGAAGTTTTCTCGCGCTGTTCGGCTTTATCTGTTGGTTCATATTGGCTATGGCATCATTCTTTGGAGCCAACCGAGCGGCGATATGGTGCTTTGGTTACCAGCCATGCTGTTTGCCACAGGCATTATTACCTATTTTGCTGTGTTACCTTTTTTAGGGCGAGATGCTGGCAAGGTTATGATCTATATCTTGCTGTTGATCCAAGTCACCTGGGCAGCTGGACAATGGTATCTCAATGTTGGTTGCGTACCGGCGGCCTTTGCTTATACCGGCACATTACTCTTTTGTTTTTCAGGGGTTGTTTATGTGGTCAATCGCTTTCGTGGCCGCTTTAAAATTGCGCCCGCGCTGACTATGTTGACCTATTACCCTGCGCAAGCCTGCTTAGCGCAAGCGGTGATCCAAGTTTGTTTAAAAACATGA
- the polA gene encoding DNA polymerase I: protein MATLPDQPLVLIDGSSYLYRAYHAAPNFTNGQGEPTGAVYGVVNMIRSLQKQVKTDKIAVIFDAKGKTFRDEIYADYKANRPPMPDDLRCQVEPLHRIIRAMGLPLLAIEGVEADDVIGTLATQASAQGQAVLISTGDKDMAQLVNEHVTLINTMTNVIMDPQGVVDKFEIGPELIIDYLALMGDKVDNIPGVPGVGEKTAKALLQGLGGLDSIYAQLDQIATLNFRGARTMAKKLEEHREGAYLSYLLATIKTDVALPLSLDELVLSPANNAELVELYQQQNFKRWLDELQNGGVDTQTIAAETAATATVTTETVTVDLPPLDRSCYETILNQADFEAWLEKLKQAPYFAFDTETDGLDYMSANLVGVSFAIAPNEAAYVPVTHSYLDAPAQLERDWVLAQLKPLLESTEYGKVGQNLKFDSNILRRYDIELRGIVGDTMLASYVLNSVAGRHDMDSLALRYLNHQTMSFESIAGKGKGQLTFDQIDLEQASPYAAEDADVTLRLQETLLPQIETSEALTRVLNDIELPLVPVLARMEHHGVLIDPAMLNAQSKVLAQRLLELEAEAHELAGEAFNLSSPKQLQAILFEKMQLPVIKKTPSGTPSTNEEVLQELALDYPLPKCILQYRSLSKLKSTYTDKLPKMIHPLTQRVHTSYHQAVTATGRLSSSDPNLQNIPIRNEEGRKIRQAFIAPKGRKVVAIDYSQIELRIMAHLSQDEGLIRAFSEGRDIHAATAAEVFAMPLEQVTSEQRRRAKAINFGLIYGMSAFGLAKQLGIGRGEAQQYMDLYFERYPGVLTYMEETRQQASAQGYVETLFGRRLHLPDIQSRNGMRRKAAERAAINAPMQGTAADIIKRAMIAVDHWIQANAAEQVTMVMQVHDELVFEIAESAVESLVPQLQQLMEQAAQLDVPLIAEAGTGDNWDQAH, encoded by the coding sequence ATGGCAACCCTTCCAGATCAGCCGTTAGTCTTAATTGACGGTTCTTCATATTTATATCGTGCCTACCATGCCGCACCCAATTTCACCAATGGACAAGGTGAACCAACGGGCGCTGTGTATGGTGTGGTGAATATGATTCGTAGCCTGCAAAAGCAGGTGAAAACCGACAAGATAGCGGTGATCTTTGACGCCAAAGGGAAAACCTTTCGCGATGAAATTTATGCTGACTACAAGGCCAATCGTCCGCCTATGCCGGATGATTTGCGCTGCCAAGTTGAGCCTTTGCATCGCATTATTCGCGCCATGGGTTTGCCTTTATTGGCCATTGAAGGGGTTGAAGCGGATGATGTGATCGGCACCCTAGCGACCCAAGCTTCAGCACAAGGTCAGGCGGTGTTGATCAGTACAGGCGATAAAGATATGGCTCAGCTGGTTAACGAGCATGTCACTTTGATCAATACCATGACCAATGTGATCATGGATCCGCAAGGGGTGGTGGATAAGTTTGAAATCGGTCCTGAACTGATCATCGACTACCTCGCCTTGATGGGTGATAAAGTGGATAACATTCCCGGTGTGCCTGGTGTTGGTGAGAAAACAGCTAAGGCGTTGCTTCAAGGTTTGGGTGGTTTAGATAGTATCTATGCGCAGTTGGATCAAATCGCGACGCTCAATTTCCGTGGTGCGAGAACCATGGCGAAAAAACTGGAAGAGCATCGCGAAGGGGCTTATCTCTCCTATCTATTGGCGACGATCAAAACAGATGTGGCTTTGCCTCTGAGTTTGGATGAATTGGTGCTTTCGCCAGCCAATAACGCAGAGCTGGTTGAGCTTTATCAACAGCAAAACTTTAAGCGCTGGCTGGATGAGCTGCAAAATGGTGGTGTGGATACGCAAACTATCGCCGCTGAAACCGCAGCAACTGCCACTGTCACTACTGAAACTGTTACTGTGGATTTGCCACCGCTTGATCGCAGCTGTTACGAGACGATTTTAAACCAAGCGGATTTTGAAGCTTGGCTCGAAAAGCTAAAGCAAGCCCCTTATTTTGCCTTTGATACCGAAACCGACGGTTTGGATTATATGAGTGCTAATTTGGTTGGCGTGTCATTTGCCATCGCACCCAATGAAGCCGCTTATGTACCTGTGACACATAGCTATTTAGATGCCCCCGCTCAGCTTGAGCGTGATTGGGTCTTGGCGCAGCTCAAACCATTATTGGAATCCACCGAATATGGCAAAGTGGGTCAAAATCTAAAGTTTGATAGCAATATTTTGCGCCGCTACGACATTGAGCTGCGTGGCATTGTTGGTGATACCATGCTGGCTTCCTATGTACTCAATAGTGTGGCGGGTCGACATGATATGGATAGCCTTGCACTGCGCTATCTCAATCATCAAACCATGAGCTTTGAATCCATTGCTGGTAAAGGCAAAGGCCAGCTCACTTTTGATCAGATCGATCTGGAGCAAGCAAGTCCATACGCGGCCGAAGATGCCGATGTGACTCTGCGCTTGCAGGAAACACTGCTGCCACAAATTGAAACCTCTGAAGCGCTGACTCGCGTGCTCAATGACATTGAGCTGCCTTTGGTGCCCGTGCTGGCACGTATGGAGCATCATGGTGTGCTAATCGATCCGGCGATGCTCAATGCGCAGTCAAAAGTGTTAGCACAGCGCCTACTTGAGCTTGAGGCTGAAGCCCATGAGCTAGCAGGCGAAGCCTTTAACTTGAGTTCACCGAAGCAGCTACAGGCAATTTTGTTTGAGAAAATGCAGCTGCCCGTGATTAAGAAAACACCATCAGGTACGCCATCGACTAATGAAGAGGTATTGCAAGAGTTGGCACTGGATTACCCATTGCCAAAATGTATTTTGCAATATCGCTCTTTGTCGAAGCTTAAATCGACCTATACCGATAAGCTGCCGAAGATGATTCACCCACTGACCCAACGGGTGCATACTTCCTATCATCAAGCGGTGACCGCCACTGGGCGTTTGTCCTCAAGCGATCCAAACTTGCAGAATATTCCGATTCGTAATGAAGAGGGACGTAAGATTCGCCAAGCCTTTATTGCACCGAAAGGTCGTAAAGTTGTGGCCATTGACTACTCGCAAATTGAACTACGAATCATGGCGCATCTATCGCAAGATGAAGGCCTTATTCGTGCCTTTAGTGAAGGTCGTGATATTCACGCCGCTACGGCAGCTGAAGTGTTTGCCATGCCGCTTGAGCAAGTGACCAGCGAACAGCGCCGCCGCGCGAAAGCGATCAACTTTGGTTTGATTTATGGCATGAGCGCTTTTGGTTTGGCCAAGCAATTGGGAATTGGCCGCGGTGAAGCGCAGCAATATATGGATCTCTACTTTGAGCGCTATCCGGGTGTATTGACCTATATGGAAGAGACGCGTCAGCAAGCCAGTGCACAAGGCTATGTTGAGACACTCTTTGGCCGCCGCTTACATCTACCTGATATTCAATCGCGTAATGGCATGCGCCGTAAAGCAGCAGAGCGCGCTGCAATTAATGCGCCGATGCAAGGCACTGCAGCTGACATTATTAAACGTGCGATGATCGCAGTGGATCACTGGATCCAAGCGAATGCGGCAGAGCAAGTCACTATGGTGATGCAAGTACACGATGAATTGGTATTTGAAATTGCTGAAAGTGCAGTTGAAAGTTTGGTGCCTCAATTACAGCAATTGATGGAGCAAGCTGCCCAGTTGGATGTACCTTTGATCGCTGAAGCTGGTACAGGTGATAACTGGGATCAGGCCCATTAA
- the yihA gene encoding ribosome biogenesis GTP-binding protein YihA/YsxC, producing MADTPIIHFQKTHFITSAPTIRDMPEDSGIEVAFAGRSNAGKSSALNRLTNQKSLAKTSKTPGRTQLINVFEVAENKRIIDLPGYGFAQVPLEMKKKWQKSLGEYLQKRHSLKGLVVLMDIRHPLKDLDQDLIFWAVDCNIPVLALLTKADKLKSGARKNTLLKVREAAKDFGGEVQIELFSSLKGIGVDIVQRVLGHWYDERNYPELNVLDSALDMDVASLSEDQDQTSDAE from the coding sequence ATGGCTGACACTCCGATTATTCATTTTCAAAAAACTCACTTTATTACCAGTGCTCCAACCATTCGAGATATGCCGGAAGACAGTGGCATTGAAGTGGCTTTTGCTGGCCGCTCAAACGCAGGTAAATCAAGCGCACTCAACCGTTTGACCAACCAAAAATCGCTGGCAAAAACCAGTAAAACGCCAGGTCGCACGCAGCTCATCAACGTCTTTGAAGTTGCCGAAAACAAACGCATCATCGACCTACCTGGCTATGGTTTTGCACAAGTCCCACTAGAAATGAAGAAAAAGTGGCAAAAATCCTTGGGCGAGTACCTACAAAAACGTCATAGTCTCAAAGGTTTGGTGGTGCTGATGGATATTCGTCATCCACTCAAAGATCTCGACCAAGACCTCATCTTCTGGGCGGTAGACTGCAATATTCCCGTGCTTGCTCTGCTCACCAAAGCCGACAAACTGAAAAGTGGCGCACGTAAAAATACGCTTTTAAAAGTGCGTGAAGCAGCCAAAGATTTTGGTGGTGAAGTTCAGATTGAACTGTTTTCATCATTAAAGGGCATTGGCGTTGATATCGTGCAGCGCGTGCTTGGTCATTGGTATGACGAGCGTAACTATCCAGAATTGAACGTACTCGATAGCGCACTTGATATGGATGTTGCGTCTTTATCTGAAGATCAGGATCAAACATCTGACGCTGAATAA
- a CDS encoding c-type cytochrome: protein MIKQAIIGLWIILTPMAFAQGDPVAGKAKSATCVACHGADGNGIAPNYPKIAGQNYAYLVKQLKAFRLGAQTQGEQGRYEPQMSPMAAPLSDQDIDDLAAYYASLSASPNTTPSNVIELGQTLYRSGDAARGIPACMACHGPRGDGLRMAVFPKLSQQYAEYIQSQLEAFRAGERHDDMNGMMQDVARNLTDEEIQALAYYVGGLH, encoded by the coding sequence ATGATCAAACAAGCAATCATAGGATTATGGATAATCCTCACACCGATGGCCTTCGCTCAGGGTGATCCTGTAGCGGGTAAAGCAAAATCAGCCACTTGCGTTGCCTGCCATGGCGCAGATGGTAATGGCATTGCGCCTAATTATCCGAAAATTGCCGGCCAAAATTACGCCTATTTGGTTAAGCAACTCAAAGCATTTCGTTTGGGCGCGCAAACCCAAGGTGAGCAGGGGCGTTATGAGCCGCAAATGAGTCCCATGGCAGCGCCGCTCAGTGATCAAGATATTGACGATTTAGCCGCTTATTACGCTAGTCTTTCCGCTTCACCTAATACCACACCGAGCAATGTGATTGAGTTGGGGCAAACGCTTTATCGTAGCGGTGATGCCGCACGCGGGATTCCAGCATGTATGGCCTGCCATGGACCGCGAGGCGATGGTTTACGGATGGCCGTTTTCCCCAAATTGTCACAGCAATATGCTGAATATATCCAATCACAGTTGGAAGCCTTTCGCGCAGGTGAGCGTCATGATGATATGAATGGCATGATGCAAGATGTGGCGCGCAACCTCACCGACGAAGAGATTCAAGCGCTGGCCTATTATGTGGGTGGTTTGCATTAA
- a CDS encoding class I SAM-dependent methyltransferase yields the protein MPTCPLCAHAPTQAYHQDKRRQYFQCPQCDLVFADPAALLPPEQEQAVYNQHENNPEDLGYRRFLNRVAEPLLARVGNAPKQGLDFGSGPGPTLSVMLAEAGHQMAIYDPYFAADESVLSHQYDFITCTEAIEHFYQPSREWQLLLSMLKPQGWLGLMTKMVTSHAGFVTWHYKNDPTHVSFFSRKTFAYLAERDQLTLEFVGNDVILLRKK from the coding sequence ATGCCGACTTGTCCGCTATGTGCACATGCACCGACTCAGGCCTATCATCAAGATAAACGCCGCCAATATTTCCAATGTCCACAATGTGATTTGGTATTTGCTGATCCCGCTGCGCTTTTGCCACCAGAGCAAGAGCAAGCCGTGTATAATCAGCATGAAAATAACCCCGAAGATTTGGGTTATCGCCGCTTTTTAAATCGTGTTGCAGAACCATTGTTGGCACGCGTTGGCAATGCGCCCAAGCAGGGGCTGGATTTTGGTTCGGGGCCTGGCCCCACGCTTTCGGTGATGTTGGCAGAAGCGGGTCATCAAATGGCGATTTATGATCCCTATTTTGCCGCCGATGAATCAGTATTAAGTCATCAATATGACTTTATTACCTGTACCGAAGCCATTGAACACTTTTACCAGCCAAGCCGTGAGTGGCAATTGCTGCTCTCGATGCTCAAACCCCAAGGTTGGCTTGGGTTGATGACCAAAATGGTCACCTCGCATGCGGGTTTTGTCACTTGGCACTATAAAAATGATCCGACCCATGTCAGCTTCTTTAGTCGTAAGACCTTTGCTTATTTGGCCGAGCGCGACCAGCTGACGCTTGAGTTTGTCGGAAATGACGTGATTCTATTGAGGAAGAAGTAA
- the yihI gene encoding Der GTPase-activating protein YihI yields MSRKKKSRRPGSEGPAVYREKSSSALNQEGRLRQKLRKRKGLKAGARHSEGKSQGTGMAQGQRDPRIGSKKAIPLVVATTAPELKKGGVVERQRMSTEKELQMLENDVQLNALLDRLDNGERLGAGMQAYVDEKLARIEVLMNELGLLDDEPEVVEKPAKAVKAKPASDDDLLSQFEGLDMDQFKS; encoded by the coding sequence ATGAGTCGTAAAAAGAAAAGCCGCCGCCCAGGTTCTGAAGGGCCTGCGGTTTACCGCGAAAAATCATCATCAGCGCTCAATCAAGAGGGCCGTTTACGACAAAAACTACGCAAGCGTAAGGGTTTGAAAGCCGGCGCTCGTCACTCTGAAGGCAAAAGCCAAGGGACTGGTATGGCGCAGGGCCAACGTGACCCACGTATTGGTAGCAAAAAAGCGATTCCATTGGTGGTAGCGACTACGGCCCCTGAGCTGAAAAAAGGCGGTGTGGTTGAGCGTCAGCGCATGAGCACCGAAAAAGAACTGCAGATGCTGGAAAATGATGTCCAGCTGAACGCACTGCTTGATCGCCTCGATAACGGTGAGCGTTTGGGCGCGGGCATGCAGGCTTATGTCGATGAAAAACTAGCGCGTATTGAAGTGCTGATGAATGAATTAGGCTTATTGGATGATGAACCTGAAGTCGTTGAAAAGCCAGCCAAAGCCGTGAAAGCAAAACCTGCGAGCGATGATGATTTGCTGTCGCAGTTTGAAGGTCTTGATATGGATCAGTTCAAGTCATGA
- a CDS encoding DUF2489 domain-containing protein gives MMTGLFVLASLVVLALAIYAGRLLYQLRHQRLSQTAHIARMKQQRNDTLLGHIRDLAKAGEQDMGVVSEVVIRIYQLWIHLQPAPHGFAEAYPACFELYEIVCDMPRGEQRQTYRKKERMAFDLQRLKAEARLGQRIEEELLTLSQLTY, from the coding sequence ATGATGACTGGACTGTTTGTGCTCGCCAGCCTCGTTGTGCTGGCGCTTGCCATTTACGCTGGGCGTTTGCTGTATCAGCTGCGCCATCAGCGTTTGTCGCAAACAGCACACATTGCGCGAATGAAACAACAGCGCAATGATACCTTGCTCGGTCATATTCGTGATCTAGCCAAGGCCGGCGAGCAGGATATGGGCGTGGTTTCGGAAGTGGTGATTCGCATTTATCAATTGTGGATTCATTTACAACCTGCGCCACACGGCTTTGCCGAAGCCTATCCTGCTTGTTTTGAACTTTATGAAATTGTTTGTGATATGCCGCGCGGTGAGCAGCGACAAACCTATCGCAAAAAAGAGCGCATGGCTTTTGATCTGCAACGATTAAAAGCGGAAGCGCGTTTAGGTCAAAGGATTGAAGAGGAATTGCTCACCTTAAGTCAGCTTACATATTAG